From Lagenorhynchus albirostris chromosome 10, mLagAlb1.1, whole genome shotgun sequence, the proteins below share one genomic window:
- the LOC132527623 gene encoding histone H2A type 1-D-like — protein MSGCGGRGKIRAKAKTRSSPAGLQFPVGRVHWLLRKGNYSKRVGVGAPVYLTAEILELAGSPTRDKTRVIPRHLQLTIYNEEEFNKLLGKVTIAQGGVLPNIQAVLLPKKTESHRKTKGK, from the coding sequence GCAAGATTCGAGCTAAAGCTAAAACTCGATCTTCTCCAGCTGGTTTGCAGTTCCCAGTAGGCCGCGTACACTGGTTGCTCCGTAAGGGCAACTACTCCAAACGGGTCGGTGTCGGGGCCCCCGTGTACCTGACGGCCGAGATTTTGGAGCTGGCGGGCAGCCCGACCCGCGACAAGACGCGGGTCATTCCGCGCCACCTGCAGCTGACTATCTATAATGAGGAGGAGTTCAACAAGCTGCTCGGTAAAGTCACCATCGCTCAGGGCGGCGTTCTGCCCAACATCCAGGCTGTGCTGCTGCCCAAGAAGACTGAGAGTCACCGCAAGACCAAGGGCAAGTAA
- the LOC132527598 gene encoding histone H2B type 1-B-like, which yields MPEPSKSAPAPKKGSKKTITKAQKKDGKKRKRSRKESYSIYVYKVLKQVHPDTGISSKAMGIMNSFVNDIFERIAGEASRLAHYNKRSTITSREIQTAVRLLLPGELAKHAVSEGTKAVTKYTSSKCFFLWC from the exons ATGCCAGAGCCATCTAAATCTGCTCCGGCCCCTAAAAAGGGTTCTAAGAAGACCATCACTAAGGCGCAGAAGAAAGACGGGAAGAAACGCAAGCGTAGTCGTAAAGAGAGCTACTCCATCTACGTATACAAAGTTTTGAAGCAGGTCCACCCAGACACCGGCATCTCATCCAAGGCCATGGGTATCATGAACTCGTTCGTCAACGACATCTTTGAGCGCATCGCGGGTGAGGCGTCGCGCTTGGCGCATTACAACAAGCGCTCCACGATCACATCTAGGGAGATCCAGACGGCTGTGCGCCTACTGCTCCCTGGGGAGCTGGCCAAGCATGCTGTTTCCGAGGGCACTAAGGCCGTTACCAAGTACACCAGCTCCAA GTGTTTTTTTCTGTGGTGCTGA